The window gcagcttactgttttgggttaaatactttaTCCTTTGCAGGACTCCCCCACACATGGAGGATCCATagctcatatggtgttttgggcaccgatgCAATCTATACATTGTATGCATTGTTCTAAAActgagaactccaatggaggaagaattACATTCTTAACcagtctctcaattctccccctcgaaatatggcctaaacaacagtgccataatttcgatgagacatcaagagttcgctttcttttcttttgtcaacgaggacacaacattcacattctcagaaagagataacaaataaagctGATCTTGCAACACAAGACCAATACATTCATTATTAtaccatagttcacatttgccatTTCAAATATATCAGAATCCAATTTGGATACACTTATTATCaagtttctttgcaaagaagggACATAAAAACGTCTGGAAGTAAAAGTGTGAAGCCATTCGCGAGTTCTAGGCGaagatctccaacagcctcaacttttgcttcaactccattggcaactctaatggatctttcacttctttgcgtagtcctcATTGAACGGAAtccctttaaacaattacacacatgaatagttgctccagaatcaatccaccatgtggatctagaataaccaatcataatgagattctttacaaatgtaataatgttctcacctttctttgccatgatcaCTGTCAGGAAGTCAGGACGATCTTTCTTGGAATGTCTTGTCTTCTTGCAGTGTAGACACTGATCTTGTCTCAACTGTAAACTGTTGTTTCTGAGGCAGATGCTGaggctgtttttcttttgaggaGGGTGACCTGTGGCTCTTTTCCTTGTTATCTTTGACAAGGTTAATGGAGTCACCATTGGTCTCTTTGTGTCTttcctcctcttgcacacaattagaGATGAGCTCTTCAATATTCCAATTCTCTGTACTTATTTTGTAGTTGACAACAAGGTTGTCAAAGTTCTTTGGCAATGAGGACAAaaccagatggaccagaaagtcatctgAGATGCCCAAATCTTTTTGCTTCAATTTGGAAGCCATGTTGCTCATCCTAAGAATGTGGTCTTTtacaccacctccatggtacctCTCTGTAACAAGCTGATTTATCAGCTGTGTCGCATAAAACTTTGAAGAACCACTAAACTGGCTCTTTATACTTTCGAGGTACTTAGAGACAGTGTCATACTCTGGGATTGAGCCCAATATGGTTGGCTCAATCGTGTTCTTTACCGCAGCCAAACAATTCTTGTTGGCTAAGGACCATTTCGCATGCtcaatgtcatacgacatgatgagggaagcattgtccctctctctcttttgtcattcagcatctgactctttttcacctctgaaaatttcagcaggttctataggacatggggtagtcaacacccagtccacctctcccaagataaaagcaaggtcgagttctcttttccattcttcgtagttatctcctttcagggtcggaatatctttaatgtaacccatcaaggagtagccacctgagataatcatgtattgtgagaacaaaattaacattaaaattattatgtattaagtctacatcaccgttgggcagaaaatagacataacacataaagccataactataacattgcaattatcaacgttggtcagaaaaattacaacatcatagcacataattaatgttcctaaaattaaaatctcccgttggttcgaaatttaattttagaaacactaattttcatcaatttcatctatttgcagcggaaGATCTATATACAATTCATATAAACAATAACAAAACTCTGTTGTTTACTCTCTGTaaaaattctcccgttggttcaaatttaaacagaggtaaaacatgtaaaaacaattcaaaattcttttgtaatttgcatgaaaatatacaaaatacatgttcagaagcatttctcacatttatctaTTCTCTAAACAATTTTCACGTTGGTTCAAATTGCTTAGAAATAAGCACAATCATTAAACATATTGAAAATGCTTCCTTcggagggacctaaagtgaacttttcCGGCCTTTGCCGGTCGGCCCATGGCCACCTtgcgcgcgggcgagcgccccctcccctcccccaggccgcaacctgggcctgggccgggaaagccgccgccgcgcgctccccacttgggccgctttcggcccggccgccgtcggccgtccgatcgctaGGGTTTCGATCGGACGGTCGCGCGGGCGGATCGGGCAAACAAAACCGcccccggccgccggcgccgaaaccctagctcctcttctcttctttctcttgcGGTTGCACggagcggcgtcgccgtcgccgaaaccctagcacagcgccggcggcggcacggcgacacggcggcgccgtcgcactCCCCATCGCCGGTGCGCGCACTCACTCGAGGGTGAGTGCGCTGCCGTCGAGCGGTTGTGCCGCGGCGCCCCCTCCTTCTTTCTCTTGCGGGCGTGCGCCGTGCCgagcggcgtcgccgacgccggcagccttcgcgccgccgcgccatggccgacgccctcgcgccgccacgccctctattcttttctcttctccccccCACCGTCTCACCCCTCCACGCGAGTGAAGAGTGAGagaccggcgacgacggagatggtggcgccgccgcgggccccctcgccggcgcgcgcgttcACCCGCGGGTGCGCGCGCGGCTGTCGAGTGGCTCCTCGGCGGTGCCTCTttgcccctctccccctccgtgGCCGGCGtcaacgacggccggcgacgaggtaagattagggttagggtttcgatcTTTTCGATACGTTGGATCGTTTGCTTTTCTTTGCTTTGGATTTCTTTCTTCTCTGTGGATGTCTATCCCCGAACCAAAAATAAACGCTaggatggctctgataccattgttagTGTTTCCtattggatcacctaggtttagatctagtcgggtggttctatttgcgaTGGATGATTGAACAACAATAGAGAATAAGGgaaagggtttagggatgtgaccGGTTGACGCGTTGGATGAAGAGGAAGTCCcagccatcgtcgttgtcgtcgctctgcttgacgtgggcggcggcggcgatggcggtcgtgacggcgacggtgctgcgcggcagtggtggtcgtaggggatcccggcgaggtcgtggcgcggcggtggagtcttcccgtcactggctgcgccccctcgatcggttagggtttatggggtggagtggcggcgacggcgacgaacctcgttccTTGTGTCGTTATGccgtcccgtcctccacccctctttatatggcacagtgtgacggggcccaccagccattgggctgggcgcccccgatcagggcgcgggtcaaggcccccttgagccgttgggctcaaggggagggagatccatctaacaAACCAATCCTCCTTTATTCCGCCAGCACTTGACTGCCCCGACCGATCGAGCGAGCGAACCCCCACCGGGGAAGCCAACTTTTCCCGGGTTGCCACCTGCGTGCGCGAAGCACGCCAGTAATCCCATCCCATGAGATACGGGTGTCACTAGCTGCCGCGGCGCCGGGAGAACGGGAGCTCTCGGGCTCTCGCCTGTGCCGATCGATCGCTGcgtccgtcgccgccatcggtggTTCGACGACCCGAACACCGATCCGACGGCAATACGGCATCGGCCAACGCCTAACGTTGCGAGGGGTTTACCGTACGGTTTTCGTGCAGTTCTCGTAGTTATCTTGTGCGGTAATTTTCTCGGTTTTTAAAACTACGGAATACCTCGTGTTAATCACACGGTTTTCACGGTAACAACGCGGTTACCACGATAACTGCTAAACTGTAGTGTGATGATAACCCCACCCAAAATGGTTTGGTGAACCTTGGTTGCGAGACCGTGGACTCAGTTAGACCAGCCAGTTATTAGACCGTGGTGTCTTGTCTACAGGTAAAAAAAGGGAAGGGAGTCTGGTTCCAAAGTGCCAACATCTTATTCAAGTATTCAACACAAGTTCAATGCCTTGACCTTTGCATTGTTGAAGTCCACAATATTGTCAGCTTGTCGTCTTGGACGGCAaggctatatatatacattacaCCAATTGGTCAGGACAAGTATGCAGCACAACAGCCAACCCAAAAAGAACCATCATCTCGTCAGTAGTGGAGGGCGCCTAGAACCGCGGCTTTCACACAACCTGGTGGCCAGCCAGCACATTGTTGTCGTTGCAACCAAAAGAAAAGCCATAGTTCCTGATGCCTGCACAGAGTCATGTGAACATGTGAGCTGCAAGAATTTCCCTGATGGATAAAACGAAAAATATGGCAGCAAGAACATTGCATAAAAGCAAACCAACCTAAGATTATATTTACAGAGGGAGCAGAGCAGCCATGTTCTACTGAAGATGGTGCACCCAGCTAGAGCACTTGCCATCACTTTCTTGTGATATAAACCTGGAACGCAAGCTCATCTTCGTCCATCTCTTTCACAAACTTGCAGACATCCCCAGCCTGGAGGTTGTTTGCTGCAGCAAAAGGTTTCCAGCCCGCGGTGAAGCCTACGAAGACCGGTTTGTCATGGTAGAAGACCGGCCATAGCCTCCTCATGGGATCCTTGAGGATTACGACGTTCCGGTCATACCTTCCTTTTTGCCGACAAGTGATTGGAAGCGATTTGGGCAACTCCTGAACAAAGACAGCAAAGAAAGAGCAGTTGTCAATGGGCTTGCCATACTCATCAACAGTGTCAGGAGCTTTATAGCGTTATTATAGGCAAGTGTAAGTCAAAACTAAAGTTTTATGCTGCATCAATTCCTTATTGTGATCTTAGTAGATTGATGAGTATGCCCAAGAACAAGTAGCTACTGACCTACTGTGATACTAGTAGAGGGGTATCTTTTACAGCGGCCTAAAACGAATTAAGACAAATAGAAAACACACGAATTCAAGCCTCAACAATACAATCATAACCAGCAATGAGCTATTCTGGAGTGATGCTTTTTTATGTGGCCTAGATAATAAACAGATGTTTCCAATCCAAACACACCGCCCTCACTGCAATCAGCATGAACTCAACAAATTGCATCCATTGCACAACACTGTAGCTGAAAACCTTCACGAATTGCATAAGGTGGCGCATTACAATCTAGAGATATATGATTGGGTTTCTGCTGACATGGCCACTAAGATTGCATCTTGGCAATTAACttattacttcctctgtcccataatatagcaacctagtaccggatgtgacatttcatagtacaatgaatctggacaggaggAACCTAGTACCAGATGTGACATttcatagtacaatgaatctagacatcctcctgtccagattcattgtactataaaatgtcccatccggtactaggttgctatattatgggacggagggagtaattgtttagcagtattttataaaactatatttcTATGGTTTTTTGCACTGCTAGATAATATTTTAATAAttcatgtttgtatttgaaagtaGAACTCTACTCCTTATATAACTCTTGCACCTATTTCTGAAAATACAACTGTACAACTTATACGACTCTTTAATATTGACTCAATGTTCTTCATCCCAACCTAAGTCCTCCCTTCATACCTAGCGGCTAGCAGCCAACACCACCCAGCTATCCTCCAGCGGTGTTTGCTCGTCATGGACTCGGACCACGACACCTTACGTTGCAGATGGGTAGATCCATCGCAATCCAAAAGTGCAAGTCCTTATTTTTCACTCTTGGTGTGGCATTTTTTCTatatactgctagtatatacttgcagtacaatgtactccctccattccaaaatataaggcacaaccacttttgttaaatgttctataatataaggcatgcatacatgtaggcaattaactatagcatcttctccattaaattattacttttttaaatcatcCACTCTCATGttttctaattctattggatgcatgcattgtatttattaggatgatccaaactacaagatgataataattatttcttggtctttgagtTATGagtggttatgccttatattttggaatggagggagtaccgtAAAAGTCCTCTTTTTCTATCCCTTGATTCCATGAAAGCAGATATGATGGATTATTCTGCCCTTGTTTTAATAAAATACTAACGAGCTGCAAAAGAAATTGTCCATGGGATACAAACAACTCACAAGCCATTTCTGAATGGTAGAAGGGATGCAGAATTGAAGGGAATGATCATCCAGATCCAGGAGTTCAGCCTTAGCAGGCAGCAGAGCCACTGGGGTTACACAACTGGTAAAATTTCCATTTTCCTGCTGGGGGATCTGAAGTTCTGCATGGGTGAATTTGAGTGCCCAACAAGAAACACAAAATGAAATTGGTCAGCCTCTCCTTAATTTTACAATGAAATAAACTAGGTAAGTTCACCTGATTGATGAGCAAATACACGGTTGACAGACACTGCAATTTTGTCCCCCTTTCTATTTCCGCTGCTACCAGTTGGTTTCAATGGCTCCTTTTTTGTTTGCAGTTGAACAGTAGCTCCTACCAAATAGACAATTCAGTACACGctgtaaataaaaattatattcaAACTAAACAAGCTAACTTTGTAAATGTTAGTTTCAGGCTTTTGAGAAATAAAAATAGTTTCAGGCTTTCAGACATCATAGGTATTATGAGAAGTAGCACCCTTCCACCTTTTTGATTGAACAAATGGTTGACCTCTGTCCTGCTACGTCCGCATTTGGATATTGATACGCTATCAAGAATCGAGAGTTCTTCAATAGGTATGTTGAGAATTGGTTTGAGGCAGGTATCAGTAACATCAGACTCTATCCGTAGATCAACTGGACTTTCTCCCATTGCACCACAATTACCAACTAACTTCTCTCCAGCTTTTTGTGTTTTTTCAGGTCTAACCTGTCCAATGTCATCAAGAGCTGCTCGACCGTTCACAATACCCCTTTTCCACTTCTCCAAGCACCGAGTACCCGCTGGAGCTTCATATATTCTGAAAATATTTCCACTAATATTCATCTCACTATCATTAGGATATTTATCAACAGCTATGATAGAATTTACTTGAACGGAATTCCTTTGATGTTTCTGTCCTAAATCTTTATCTGAATCATGAGTTTCTGATGTTGTTGGAATAGCAGCAGCAAGTTCAGATTCTCTTGTTGTGCTTCTGTCTTCCTCGAAGCAAGAAAGTGTATTTAACTTCACCGTATCAATATTTTCTTGTGTTAAAGGAATTACACCGGTGGTTGGAGTTATTTCAGATCCATTTGTTTTTTCTGTGCTACATGCTGGTGAAATATTCTTGTTTTTGGGCTCTCCAAGGATCAAATTTCCCATCTTATTGTTTAGTGCTACTGAGGATTCACAACAAACACCATCTACAACTCTTTCAAGGTCTTTTTGTGTATTGATAGTCACATGATGTATTTCTGAAGCTTCACTTGGTGCTGTTTGCTTCATGGTATCCTCGTCTACTTGTGTTGAATAAGCTTCATCACTTATTATAATAACCTCAGatcttcttgttttttcttgGATACAGAACACAGAGTCACTCCTTGTATCACACTCCCCATTGCTTAAATTTCTAACCTTATTACCTAGTGCCCCTAAGGATCCATATCCAATCCCACTTTCAACTCTTTCAGAGTCTTGTGTTTCGGAAGCTGCATTTATAGATTTAGCAACTAGATTCCTGGTACCAATCTCAGCATCAACTGTTATTTTGGGCTCTTTGCTCCTAGGAGATTCACCAGAAACATTGGGGCCATCGTGTATGTCTTCAGAGTCCTGATACTGACCATTATAATGTGATATCAAATCATCAGATAATGTAtgcctttctttccttttcttcacaGCACCTTTTCCTCCGCTTTTGACACTGAAATGTAGTCTTTCACAAGAATCAATACCAAACACCCGCACAGAAAATGTTGATTCTGGTGTGTActcaaataatagaaattcaccCCACTTAATACAATGTTCTGAAACGAAACTGTTCCATCCCTCATAAAAAGCTAGGGAACCATCCACCACCGATAGCCTGATCTTTGAACACTTCCCCTCTGAGTCTTCAAGATATACATGGCGATCAATTAAATCCTTAAGGCTGGGTGCAACTGCTGGTGGTATGAACTGCACAAGAATAAATCAACATTATGTGCATATAATATTTAAGGATAATCATCATGGTACAGtacaagaagaaaaaacaatgaCAAAAAAGACACTAAAATGAACAAGAAAAAACAGAGCTGAAATTACGGAGACTTTTTAGGGTGCTTGAGAGCTATGGAGAGATATTTAAGCAGCGAGGCAGGTGCCAACTTAAAAATAAGACAGAAAGTTGGATACTTCATGCATCCATGTaaacagagagaaaaagaaaacataactGCTTATCTGATCCTTTcggccaaaatatttttttatcattatGGTCGCAACAAGAAAGATGACTAGTTGCTTAATGGCCATGTCAATGGCAGCAAAAGGCTACTACAGCACCATAACGATGCACTACGGAGAACAGGCCATACATTCATTGGGTTTTTTTCTGATTCTCCGAAGGTTACAAGAGGTACCACTCCAAGGAGAGCTGGAGAGGTACATAAGTCTCCAAAGATGAGAGAAAACCTCCACACGATGTTATAAACTCTGGCACCTCTTGCTCTTGGCTCCTTTTCAAGAATGGTAAAAAGGATGTAACTGAATAATTTACAAGGTCAAATTGAAACTGACTCTGTTCGTACAAGGCCTCTTCATCATTCCTCTGTGTAGTTGATTTAGTCCTGGTTGTCAATGGCAGGCAGGATTGTAGAAAGAAGAATACAGCATATGGTCACCTTTAAATTAACCAATGACCGATAATATTAGATGATATTAATTTCCAAGTACCTTCCAAGTTTCAAGCACAAATAAAAGTCTCAAGGTCATGGATAGCTAATTAAAGAAGAGCTTATGAGCAACAGACATAATCAAGTATGTGTAGGAATTAGAAATCTGCACACACCAGTAATTCCTCGAACTCGTCGCGCACAAATTTGAAGAATGCGAAGGCtgctttccttttcttcttcttgccatccctacaattttttttctcatttcctATAGCAACAATACAAGCCTTCTTcgtctcctttttattgtcactGCTAGCCACTCGCTCCTTCTGCTCCCTCTTCAATGGTGTAGATGGCGCCTTCCTCTTCTTTTCCTTGTTTTTAGTGCTAAATGTCTGAGCTGTCCTCTCATCAGGTTGAACGAATGATGCATCCCGCTtctttttcttcatcttcatctccaTACTGTCACTAGGTCGCATTTTCCTCTCCTTTGCAACAAGTGTATTAGACAAAGTCCTCTTGTTCGTTCCATCTTTCTCCATCTTACCCTTGTTGACTGAGAGCGGCACTGTCTTCTTATAGCTGTCACCGTCACTCTTCATATTCTTCTCACCATTCTGGTTGCTCGTGCGCTGCATTTTTATTTTCCGCATCTTTTCAAAGAATGGAGTGGTCACCTTCCTACTCTTAGCCTTCTTGTCGCCATTCAACAACTTCTTCCCCCTTTGCTCAGCATCGCTTCCAGCCTTCCTATTCTTTCTCCAGTCACTGTGTGACGTCGCCTCTTTGCTGGCATCGTTTACCACACTCTTCTTCAGGTCATCACTgcacttcctcttcctcttcctcttctcttcatCGGCATCATTTCGCGAGTTCTTCTTCATGTCATGACGACTgcgcttcttctt of the Oryza sativa Japonica Group chromosome 2, ASM3414082v1 genome contains:
- the LOC4329874 gene encoding B3 domain-containing protein Os02g0598200 is translated as MDGAVRGQGCVGRLRSFNKTKKKNRNCSDDMRNGDDEEKKYSHHDMKNNLRNDANEEKRKSSDDMRDGDFEEKKKCSRHDMKKNLRNDANEEKRKSSDDMRDGDDEEKKCSRQDMKKNLRNDADEEKRKSSDDMRDGDDEEKKKRSRHDMKKNSRNDADEEKRKRKRKCSDDLKKSVVNDASKEATSHSDWRKNRKAGSDAEQRGKKLLNGDKKAKSRKVTTPFFEKMRKIKMQRTSNQNGEKNMKSDGDSYKKTVPLSVNKGKMEKDGTNKRTLSNTLVAKERKMRPSDSMEMKMKKKKRDASFVQPDERTAQTFSTKNKEKKRKAPSTPLKREQKERVASSDNKKETKKACIVAIGNEKKNCRDGKKKKRKAAFAFFKFVRDEFEELLFIPPAVAPSLKDLIDRHVYLEDSEGKCSKIRLSVVDGSLAFYEGWNSFVSEHCIKWGEFLLFEYTPESTFSVRVFGIDSCERLHFSVKSGGKGAVKKRKERHTLSDDLISHYNGQYQDSEDIHDGPNVSGESPRSKEPKITVDAEIGTRNLVAKSINAASETQDSERVESGIGYGSLGALGNKVRNLSNGECDTRSDSVFCIQEKTRRSEVIIISDEAYSTQVDEDTMKQTAPSEASEIHHVTINTQKDLERVVDGVCCESSVALNNKMGNLILGEPKNKNISPACSTEKTNGSEITPTTGVIPLTQENIDTVKLNTLSCFEEDRSTTRESELAAAIPTTSETHDSDKDLGQKHQRNSVQVNSIIAVDKYPNDSEMNISGNIFRIYEAPAGTRCLEKWKRGIVNGRAALDDIGQVRPEKTQKAGEKLVGNCGAMGESPVDLRIESDVTDTCLKPILNIPIEELSILDSVSISKCGRSRTEVNHLFNQKGATVQLQTKKEPLKPTGSSGNRKGDKIAVSVNRVFAHQSELQIPQQENGNFTSCVTPVALLPAKAELLDLDDHSLQFCIPSTIQKWLELPKSLPITCRQKGRYDRNVVILKDPMRRLWPVFYHDKPVFVGFTAGWKPFAAANNLQAGDVCKFVKEMDEDELAFQVYITRK